The genomic DNA CAAATCTACAATGTCTTCTGTGTTTGGATTGGGtaaataaaacagctgtgtaCTTTTTGTCTATAACACAGAATTTCCCCACACCGACTCTCTTCAATTTGTTCTGTGCTTGTAATTTGTATATTCTCCTATTAACAGACTGCAAAGCATCTGCCCCGACAAGCTGAAGTGATCATGGACAGATTGTTAACGTTTAGATTGTGGGGAATCTTTGGCACTaaatcaaaatgaaaagaaaaaaacccttggttttattttaaaccagTTTATTATCTTTATGGAATACTACATCAAAATAATACTGGAGGAATTAATTGTGAATTGTTAGATCCGTTACATGTATGCGTTCCCGGCACTATATACCAAAACATGTTCCATAGGGGGGTAAAACTATCCCACAATGATATGCATGGAACATATGGGCagacatgaataaataatacttgtaattcaagaagaaaaacaatatctagctgaaattaaacaatacatacacaaataaataaatcaacataaaACAAAGCCTAAACAAAAAAGACTGTATGCATACTctaatattgtaatatatgtacTGATGTAATTACATTTATGAACCAAATAATGTTCTTTTCAAATCCTAATTCTTTGTGATGACTTGAAAGCATCACATTATCAAAGCATGAATATAACAGAAGCTACAGGAAAGGCACAATTCAGTCCTGTGACCTGTTCACAGGTAGACATTCAGCCTTTTCACAGGTAGCCTTGCACACTCACCTGCACAAACACTGAGGAGAGGGGCACAGCAGCCAGAagtagtgtgtgtgggtgtgtttgtgtgtgtgtgtgggtgggtgggggggtcagGATCGCACTGCTCTATCATAGCTCCAGAGCCCAAAAGAATCACTCAGCTGTGATCTCGAGCTCTTGAATAAGTCATGTGGCGTTTGGTCTGTCACCACCTTGAGTCAATAGCAATCGGACTGCTTGATTTGTTAGGAAACCTTCTACAAGCCTTGTCTTGCACAGGAAATGTCAACAATTGGCAACAGCGGTGTACAGAGCTGTTGAACGGCGAGcgtcagagaaagagagatctgCCCGGACAGTATTTACATGTTAATTGATATTTCAGGGCTCTGTCGTATCTGTGGAGAGATGTTCATCACTGTCCTACATGGGGGTGAGTAGATTCCAGGCCTAACCAATCCCCTCGCCTCTACATTTTGAGCACAATTTAACAGTTCAGTCTACCTTCTGAAAATATGATTCCTTCATCATATCCATATCTGAGTCGTGTCCAGTCAATAATCATTTCAAAGCCTGCGTGTTTTAAGGAATCACGAGTCAAAGGCATTCACATTTCACAAGTAGCTGCTTAAATCACAAAATCGAACTGACTACAAACAAACAGCCATGATTAAATCGGCTCACTgtgattaaatgtgttttttgttgtctttttttacTGTTCCTCCAGATAATGAACAGACTCTGTTTAACATCCAGTGTAAAACAGTGCTTCTTCTAGACAGCATTAAGCTAAAATGTCACTGTAAAAACGaaggtaatgttttcattctttctacAAATGCAAAATAGTTAATGCACCTGTTAATGCACACATGCTTTACTCACTACAAGTAAGACTGACAGAAATATGGTGGACggtaatatgtaaaatattggaaaatgcataatggatgaagcCAAGGATTTAAGTTCTTTAGAAAATTTGGAAGAAATTGAGAGTCGAATGCTTTAGCTGGGGATTTATGATTCAAAAACGTACGGCGCTACAAAAGTTCTTCCCTCTAAAGGAAAAGCTACATTGCTAAGAGCAAAGACAACCTACTGCATAAAAGCCAAGGTAGAAGAGTCCAGAACATTCGTCCTGGGAAGCAGAACCATTTATCACCCTTCCCAAAGTGGCCCCGATGCGGTTTATTTCATTCAGCAGAACAACTCAATCAGCTGATTAGTTTGCTGCGATTAAAAGCATCAATTTGTGAGCCTCCATTACTGTAAATGTGCGATCAGGACAACTCTTACATAGTCCTGCACGCTGAACACCTCACCCACAAAGCTTTTAGGGAAGAGCATTTATTTCTAAGCATTCTCTCATGAAGTGACAGAAATCAGCGAGGCATGGGGGCTGGGGATGCCTTGATTGAATAGCTCCCAGGAGCACTTAGGTATTTTCTTTGTGCTGCTTAAAATAATCCACCCCCTGCCTTGGGAACCACCATTGGATCCACCTGCTATTTTTAGTACGGGCTCTATGAGTCATTTTCACACAGATCAAATATAGATCGTGAGGTCTTTTgcaaaccatttaaaaaatatatcaaattgaCACTTTCTTAATCAGAAGCAAGTGCCAGTTTTTCACATCTCAAGGAATTATTAGCACCTTTAATGCCCTTTCAACCTTTTTAACAGCCTTTAAAATAGGCCTTCAGGAGAACCACCTGTAAGCAATTCTTTATATGACGACACAGCCTTGTTTTCAGTCTGCATTGCCTCTCTGATATCTGTTTGGTGCTCCCGACAGCTGAGATAGATCTGGCAGATGACAGCGGCCAGGTGAAGAACCTCCTGCCAAACCAGCAGCGCTGCGCCTCCGAACTCCTGAGCGAGCGCGGAGAATACGTCCTGGTCAGCATCAGCAGTGAGTAAAAGTGTTGCACGCGTCCAGCTCTCAGTATGGCTGTCACTATCCCACTAAGCACGAGTGAAATCTTGTACTGGAAACGTATCTCAGTGTAAATCAATTGCCCTTACATAAGAGGTCAGCCATCA from Amia ocellicauda isolate fAmiCal2 chromosome 1, fAmiCal2.hap1, whole genome shotgun sequence includes the following:
- the LOC136753647 gene encoding uncharacterized protein CXorf65 homolog, whose protein sequence is MLIDISGLCRICGEMFITVLHGDNEQTLFNIQCKTVLLLDSIKLKCHCKNEAEIDLADDSGQVKNLLPNQQRCASELLSERGEYVLVSISRPPGSQQPVYTPILQDEDFLGSKFLANLSSKEPRVGLSRTRTKKLSQKMTSSASITSTESKESSSPQRVKPAGQSSSRTKQGRKD